A region from the Tachyglossus aculeatus isolate mTacAcu1 chromosome 5, mTacAcu1.pri, whole genome shotgun sequence genome encodes:
- the HAPLN3 gene encoding hyaluronan and proteoglycan link protein 3, producing the protein MMLLLLVALLLFLRGCPGLPFYNGFYYRNVMNDRGYGNGNGHGEGLFNGVKLVVETPEEALFSHRGANVTLPCHYHYEPGLGSPRPVRVKWWKLGEEGEPERDVLVAIGLRHRSFGEFRGRVHLQQENGRDVSLVIRGLRLRDYGRYRCEVIDGLEDESGVVELELRGVVFPYQPRLGRYQFNFYEAQRACEGQDAAVASFEQLFRAWEEGLNWCNAGWLLDGTVQYPITQPRQPCGGHGTAPGVRSYGQRHRSHHRYDVFCFSAAQRGRVYYLEHPEKLTLAEAEEACLEDGARIAKVGQLFAAWKFQGLDRCDAGWLADGSARYPVTHPRPNCGSTDPGVRSFGFPDPESHRFGVYCYQTS; encoded by the exons ATGATGCTTCTTCTGCTCGTGGCCCTGCTGCTCTTCCTTCGTGGTTGCCCTGGGCTCCCCTTCTACAATGGCTTTTACTACAGGAACGTCATGAATGATCGGGGCTACGGCAATGGCAATGGTCATGGAGAAG GTCTCTTCAATGGAGTGAAATTGGTGGTGGAGACCCCCGAGGAAGCTCTGTTTAGCCACCGGGGGGCCAACGTGACACTGCCTTGCCATTACCATTACGAGCCAGGCCTGGGTTCGCCACGGCCCGTCCGGGTGAAGTGGTGGaagctgggggaggaaggggagccagAGCGGGACGTGCTGGTGGCCATCGGGCTGCGGCACCGGAGCTTCGGGGAATTCCGGGGCCGCGTGCACCTGCAGCAGGAGAATGGGCGGGATGTGTCCCTGGTGATCCGCGGCCTGCGGCTGCGGGACTACGGGCGCTACCGCTGCGAGGTCATTGATGGCCTGGAGGACGAGAGtggtgtggtggagctggagctgCGAG gaGTAGTGTTCCCCTACCAGCCACGCCTCGGCCGCTACCAGTTCAACTTCTACGAAGCCCAGCGGGCCTGCGAGGGCCAGGACGCAGCAGTGGCCTCGTTCGAGCAGCTCTTCAGGGCCTGGGAGGAGGGGTTGAACTGGTGCAATGCAGGCTGGTTGCTGGACGGGACGGTGCAGTACCCCATCACCCAGCCGCGGCAGCCCTGCGGAGGGCACGGCACAGCCCCTGGCGTCCGCAGCTATGGGCAGCGCCACCGGAGCCACCACCGCTATGACGTCTTCTGCTTCTCGGCCGCGCAGAGAG GCAGAGTGTACTACCTGGAGCACCCAGAGAAGCTGACACtggcggaggcggaggaggcctGCCTGGAGGACGGAGCCCGCATCGCTAAGGTGGGCCAGCTGTTTGCCGCCTGGAAGTTCCAGGGCTTGGACCGCTGCGACGCAGGCTGGCTGGCTGATGGCAGTGCCCGCTACCCTGTGACACACCCACGCCCCAACTGCGGCTCCACGGACCCTGGTGTCCGCAGCTTTGGCTTTCCCGACCCGGAGAGCCACCGGTTCGGAGTCTACTGCTACCAAACCAGCTAG